One genomic region from Cardiocondyla obscurior isolate alpha-2009 linkage group LG01, Cobs3.1, whole genome shotgun sequence encodes:
- the LOC139105550 gene encoding uncharacterized protein codes for MLLIIPFLACCAAYAVPSSLDVGCTISTEYKTGDLNEPQPLLLKRDGKRATIWYPDNDNGTLKIFAGGSIYLACPGKDNYLKNRSWGNEAEAVCIGGKVFEVNRVRQNFSSLVCKSQVEHHAKYSSSSPCLDRHSPIEIGFNVSNTFLRTLELCRDEKTYTTYYTKFEMTKLIENYQRSYPRPSKFLAGGFYPGLDIDHLYRFETQLDTLARILNSTKLAEERLKKSVQFLSRGHMAAKADFIYGAQQRSTFWYLNTAPQWQSFNGGNWNSLEASVRRFAASRRLDLDVYTGVHGQMTMEDIRGRQQPVYLHAEGAVMSAPRFYWKVIYDPLSKRGTAFVGLNDPFIRLVASDVYLCTDISEKIKWLDWKPRNITLGISYACSVSDLRKAVPVVPSLDVIGILM; via the exons ATGTTGCTGATTATTCCGTTTCTCGCGTGTTGCGCTGCGTATGCAGTTCCGTCTAGCCTTG ATGTTGGATGCACGATTTCCACGGAGTACAAAACTGGTGATCTTAACGAGCCTCAACCGTTGCTCTTGAAGCGGGATGGCAAACGCGCGACCATCTGGTATCCGGATAACGATAATGGAACGCTGAAGATATTCGCGGGTGGATCTATTTATCTGGCATGCCCGGGGAAAGATAATTACCTCAAAAATAGAAGTTGGGGCAACGAGGCCGAGGCAGTTTGCATAGGAGGCAAAGTGTTTGAGGTGAACAGGGTTCGCCAGAACTTCTCGTCCCTAGTTTGCAAATCTCAGGTCGAGCATCATGCTAAGTACTCGAGCTCGTCGCCCTGCCTCGATAGACACAGTCCCATAGAAATTGGTTTCAACGTGAGCAACACCTTCCTTCGCACACTCGAACTGTGTCGCGACGAGAAGACATATACGACGTACTATACAAAGTTTGAAATGACGAAACTGATCGAGAATTATCAAAGGAGTTATCCTAG ACCGTCCAAGTTTCTTGCGGGAGGATTTTATCCGGGGTTAGATATAGACCATCTGTACAGATTCGAAACCCAGTTAGATACGCTCGCCAGGATTCTGAATTCGACTAAGCTGGCAGAGGAGCGATTGAAAAAGTCGGTGCAGTTTCTTTCCCGCGGGCACATGGCGGCCAAGGCGGACTTCATTTACGGCGCTCAACAAAGATCGACCTTCTGGTACCTGAACACCGCGCCCCAGTGGCAGAGCTTTAACGGCGGCAACTGGAATTCTTTGGAGGCCAGCGTTAGACGGTTCGCCGCCAGCCGCCGCTTAGACCTCGACGTTTACACGGGGGTGCACGGTCAGATGACCATGGAGGACATTCGCGGCAGGCAGCAACCCGTGTATCTGCACGCCGAGGGCGCAGTCATGTCCGCGCCCAGGTTCTATTGGAAAGTCATCTATGACCCGTTGAGCAAGCGGGGTACGGCGTTTGTAGGTCTCAACGATCCGTTTATCAGATTAGTCGCCAGCGACGTGTACCTCTGCACCGACATCAGCGAGAAGATCAAGTGGCTGGACTGGAAGCCGCGCAATATCACACTCGGAATCTCTTACGCTTGCAGCGTCAGTGATCTGCGAAAGGCGGTACCCGTTGTGCCGTCACTCGATGTGATCGGTATTCTAATGTGA
- the LOC139108207 gene encoding uncharacterized protein — protein MKCQNKKNGKRRGNNKFKGLNKLLNRYPKLHITQLIFYLLLKKLKRNSKWEIIYNEQSGKFRFVKKQNKKNVELNEYVFYSVLNTEIVIEFGLAAKTITHGILALHNKLAANQVKNPYIVQWRNSGANIIVLQGYNHRHLKHLEKEAKFTALGRHALYHQRYQNYQMLVLTVFGRKEEIEDIFDGMKRL, from the exons atGAAATgtcaaaataagaaaaatggtAAACGGCGtggcaataataaattcaaaggtttaaataaattattaaacaggTATCctaaattacatattactcaactcatattttatttattatt aaaaaaattgaaacgtaaTAGTAAATgggaaattatatataatgaaCAAAGCGGAAAATTTAGATttgttaaaaaacaaaataaaaaaaacgtagaaCTCAAtgaatatgtattttattcagTACTCAATACTGAAATTGTTATAGAGTTTGGACTAGCAGCGAAAACa ATAACGCATGGTATACTCGCTCTTCACAATAAATTAGCAGCTAATCAAGTGAAAAATCCTTATATTGTTCAATGGCGGAATTCCgg GGCAAATATAATTGTTCTGCAAGGATATAATCATAGACATTTAAAGCATCTCGAAAAAGAAGCGAAATTTACAGCTCTCGGTAGACACGCTCTTTATCATCAACGGTATCAAAACTACCAAATGCTGGTATTAACGGTATTTGGacgaaaagaagaaattgaAGATATCTTCGATGGGATGAAGCGtttataa